In the Streptomyces cinnamoneus genome, CGGCCGCACACGGGCCACGGGCTCGCCCCCCGGCTGACGTACAGCTTCTTGGCCCGGAAGGTCTGCTCGGCGGCCGAGGCGTCCTGCGGGCGGCCGGTGCCGCCGAGCGAGTGCCAGGTGCGGGTGTCGAACTGGTACAGGCCGCCGTAGGTGCCCGAGGGATCGACGGCGCCCGGCCGGCCGCCCGCCTCGCACTGGGCGAGGCTCTCCCAGTTGAGGCCCTCGGTGCCGCGCACGGAGGTGGGGCGGGGTTTGGTGCCGACCCTGATGATCTCGGTACGGGGCGGTCTGACGACGACCGAGGAGATCTTCTTGGGCTTCTGCTGGACGCCGTTGACGGTGCGCAGCGCGTAGGTGACCCGCTCGACGCCCTTCTCGCCCTGCTGGGCGACGACCTCGGTGCCCTTGTAGAGCGTGGGGTCCTCGCGCCGCTCGGTGGCGTAGGGGATGGGTTCCTCCCGGACCTCGTCGTCGGCGGTGATCCGCATGACGGAGATCGTCTGGCCGTCGCGGGGGAAGCTCTCGGGGTCCACGGAGGTGGTGTCCTGGCCGTGCAGGCTGATGCCGGCCTGGTCGATGGCCTCGCGGACGGTGGCCGCGTTGGTGCGCAGGGTGCGCTCGCTCCCGTCGGCCATGAAGGTGATGGTGCGCTCGGTGCGGACGTCCAGGTCGAGGCCCGTGCGGCCGATGGGCGCGGAGCGCGAGGCGGACAGGTAGGCGCCCTCGGCGCGCACGCCGAGCTGGCGCAGGGCGCCGTCCACGGTGCGGGCGGTGGTCCACACCTGGCGGCGCTCGCCGTCGAGGGTGAGGGTGACGGGACGCCCGTAGCGGACGATGACCCGGTCGCCGGAGGCCAGGTCGTGCTGGGGGCCGGGGGCGACGATGTCGTGCTCGCCCACCCGCATGCCCTCGTCGTCCAGCAGTTCGTCCACGTCGTCGGCGAAGGTGTGCAGGGTGCGGGGCTTGCCGTCGACGCTGAGCTGGACGGACTTGTCGCTGGCGACGAAGGCGGAGGTGCCGCCCGCGAGGAAGGCGACGACGAGGGCCTGCGGCAGCAGCCGGCGCAGCGCCTCGGGCCGCTCGCGGGGCGTGGGGCGCTTGCGCCGGTCGGCCGCCGCGGCCCGTCGCGCGGCGCCGCGGCCCGTGGGCACGGCCTCCTCGGTCACCGCCCGGCCCTCCGTCCCGGGGGCGCCGCCGGTGCCCTCCGGCGGCCCGTGGTGGCCGGCCGCGTCGTCGCGCGCGGGCGTCCCGGGGCCGGCCGTCTGCCGGGGCAGGTGCGGCTGGCCGAAGGGGTCGTGGGGCGGTGGCCCGTAGGCGTCGGCGTAGGGGTTCTCGCAGGCCGTCCCGTACGGTGCGCCACCGTCGTACGGCGCGTACGGGTCGGGAAGGGCGCCGTACGGGTCGTGCGGCGCGTACGGGTCGAACGACGGCGTGCCCGTCGCGGCGCGGGGGCTGCCCGGTGCATGACTCACGACACTCCACTGGTCCGGCTAGGTCCGGGACTGTAGCGGAGCGGCGCTCACCCTCCAAAGTCGTATGGTCACACGGTGTCGCGTATCCGGGTGTCAGTACGCGAACGCCCGGGCGGTATTCGCGGCTACCGCCGTGGCCAGGGCGTCCTCGCTCACTCCCCTGACGGCGGCCATGGCCCGCAAAGTGACCGGAATGAGGTAGGGCGCGTTGGGCCGTCCGCGATACGGCGCCGGGGTCAGGAAGGGGGCGTCGGTCTCGACGAGGATCCGGTCGAGGGGGGCGACGGCGAGGGCGTCGCGCAGCGGCTGGGCGTTCTTGAACGTGATGTTGCCGGCGAAGGACATGTAGTAGCCGGCGTCCGCGCAGACCTTGGCCATGGCGGCGTCGCCGGAGTAGCAGTGGAAGACGACCGTCTCGGGCGCGCCCTCCTCGGCGAGCACGCGCAGCACGTCGTCGTGGGCCTCCCGGTCGTGGATGACCAGGGCCTTGCCGTGCCGCTTGGCGATGTCGATGTGGCGCCGGAAGGAACGTTCCTGGGCTGCCATGCCCTCGGGGCCGGTGCGGAAGCGGTCGAGGCCGGTCTCGCCGACGCCGCGCACCTGGGGCAGGGCGGCGAGGCGGTCGATCTCCTCGAGGGCGGCGTCCAGGGCGGCGTCGCCGCCGGGCTCCCGGGTCCCCTGCCGTGACCAGCCGTCGGGGTCGCCGAGGACGATGCGGGGGGCCTCGTTGGGGTGCAGGGCGACGGTCGCCCAGACGGATGCGTGGCGCTCGGCGGTCTCGGCGGCCCAGCGGGATCCCGCCAGGTCGCACCCCACCTGGATCACGGTGGTGACCCCGACGGACGCTGCCTTGGCCAGGGCGTCCTCGACGGAGGAGGCCTGCTGCATGTCCAGGTGGGTGTGCGAGTCGGCCACGGGCACGCTCAGCGGGGCCGGGAGCGGCGGAGGGGCGCCCTTGTCGTCGTTCTTCTTCCGCTCGCCGCCGGCCGGGGTGTGCTTCGATGCTGTTGCCGCCATGGACGCGATTCTAGAGATCGCGCGGAGCGCGGCTCACTTGCGGTGGAAGGGCTTGAGCAGATCCGACAGGTGCCAGTGGTGGCGGGGATGCGGTTCGTGCGAGCCGCCGTTCTGCAGGGGGCCGGTGGTCGCCTGGGGGAAGACCGAGGGCTTGGGCAGGTGCAGGGCGTCGGCGACCACGGAGACCTGGCCGGGGCGCATGATGCGCACCACGTGCTCGCCGCAGTTCTCGCACGTCGGGCGGGTCAGCGGGGACGGCACGCGCTTGTCGTCCGCGTAGTAGGTCACGAAGGGCTGGCCCTCCGCGTCGACGTGGTGCCGTATCTCGTAGGACTGTTCCCACGCGTGCGCACACCGCATGCAGGCGAAGGCGTAGGACTCGTACACCGTCTCGAACGGCTTGGGGCTCTGTGCGGTGGCGGTGTGCACCGGCCTTGCGGGCTGGACACCGCTCGCGATTCCCGCGGTCTCGCTCATGGCAGCTCCTCTTGTCCGCTGGACAAGTCTCTCCGGGATCGGACGTCCCACATCCAGGGAACGCCCATCCCGGCGATGGCGCAGCAGCCAAACCCGCGAATTGGGGCAAACTTGGCGACTTCATGCCCGAAGGCAGCGGCTGCCAGGCCCAAGCTTTGCTTTGAGGATCAGCCCTTTACCTTACGACGAGGTGGGTTGTGTGGCATTTTTTGCCGCCACGACGGCATCGAACACGTCCCTCTTGGGAAGGCCGGTTTCGGCCGCCACGGCTGCGATGGCCTCCTTGCGGCGCTCGCCCGCCTCCTCCCGGACCCTGACCCGGCGGACCAGCTCGGCGGGGGTCAGCTCCTCGGGGCCGCGCTCGGGGGCGCCCTCGACCACGATCGTGATCTCGCCGCGCACGCCCTCGGCCGCCCACGCGGCCAGCTCCTCCAGGGGGCCGCGCTTGACCTCCTCGTACGTCTTGGTGAGCTCCCGGCACACCGCCGCCCTGCGGTCGGCGCCCAGGACCTCGGCCATGGCGGCGAGCGTGTCGTCCAGCCGGTGCGGGGCCTCGAAGTAGACGAGGGTGCGCCGCTCGCCGGCCACCTCCCGGAGCCTGCCGAGCCGCTCGCCCGCCTTGCGCGGCAGGAAGCCCTCGAAACAGAACCGGTCCACCGGCAGCCCCGAGACGGCCAGAGCCGTCAGCACCGCCGACGGGCCCGGCACCGCGGTGACCTTGATGTCCCGCTCGACGGCCGCCGCGACCAGCCGGTACCCGGGGTCGGACACCGACGGCATCCCCGCGTCCGTGACCAGCAGCACCCGCGCCCCGCCGGCCAGGGCCTCGACCAGCTCGGGCGTACGGGCCGACTCGTTGCCCTCGAAGTACGAGACCACGCGGCCGGTGGTGTGCACCCCCAGCGCCTGGGTCAGCCGGCGCAGCCGCCGGGTGTCCTCGGCGGCGATCACCTCGGCGGCGGCGAGCTCGGCGGCCAGCCGGGGTGGCGCGTCGGCGACGTCGCCGATGGGGGTTCCTGCGAGTACGAGCGTTCCAGTCACGCCTCCATCCTCGCAGGGCCCGGGCCCTCCTACGGCCGGGCGACGAGCGTGATGGTGCGCACGCCGGCGACGGAGAGGAAGCGCGGCAGCGGGATTCCGCCCCGGTCCCGCCTGATCTGCATCAGCACGGCGTCCGCGCGCACGGGCCCGGGCCGGTAGGTCACCTCGTGGGGGCGCGCCGTGTTGCGCCACCGGTGCGTGCGGCCGTCACAGGTGGCCGTGGAGCCGCCGATGCCGTCGGAGCGGCCGTTCGCCACGACGTTGCTGCCGATGAAGACGGTGCCGCTTCCCCGGGGAACGGCACAGCGGTAGGTGCCGGTGAGGGTGATGGTGCCGTCGTGGTCGATGGCGCCGGTCTGGTCGAGGGTGAGGGCGTTGCCCGGCACTCCGGCGGCGCCCGGCGCCAGGGCGACGGTGGCGGCGGTCAGGGCGGCGGCCGTGGCGGCGGCGCCGAGGGCGTCCTTGATGCGCATGGGTGGGGGGCTCCTTCTCATGACGGGTGGATCGCGAGGGATACCGGATACCCGAAGCCGGGGCCCGTTCGTCCGACCGTCACCCGCCCGTGGCGCGTCCCGCCCGCCCCGTGGCGCCCAGGGGGTGTCCCCTAACCGCCGTGCAGCATCAGCCCGATGCCCGCCACCATCAGCCCGGCCGCGGCCACCCGGGGCGCCCCGAAGCGCTCCTTCATGAACACCGCGCCGATCCCCGCCCCGACCAGGATGGACGACTCCCGCAGCGCCGCGACGGGTGCGAGCGCCGCCCGGGTCTGGGCCCACAGCACGAGCCCGTACGCGAAGACGGACAACAGGCCGCCGGCCAGCCCGCGCACGGCGAACGGGCGCACCTGCGCGAGGAACCCCCCGCGCCGGGTGCCCACGGCGTACGCCGGGATCACCAGCCCCTCCAGGATCATCAGCCAGGCGATGTAGCCCAGCGGCGAACCGGAGGCCCGCACGCCCAGGCCGTCGACGACCGTGTAGGCGGCGATGGCCAGGCCCGTGGCGCAGGCCGCCCCGACGGCCGTCCAGTCGGGGCGCGCGCCCGAGCCCCGGATGCCCCACAGGGCCAGGCCCACCAGGCCGGCCGAGGCGACGGCGACGCCCGCGAGCTGCGGGCCGTCGGGGAGTTCGGCGGCGAAGACCGCCGCGAGGGCGGTGACCGCGAGG is a window encoding:
- a CDS encoding TatD family hydrolase; this translates as MAATASKHTPAGGERKKNDDKGAPPPLPAPLSVPVADSHTHLDMQQASSVEDALAKAASVGVTTVIQVGCDLAGSRWAAETAERHASVWATVALHPNEAPRIVLGDPDGWSRQGTREPGGDAALDAALEEIDRLAALPQVRGVGETGLDRFRTGPEGMAAQERSFRRHIDIAKRHGKALVIHDREAHDDVLRVLAEEGAPETVVFHCYSGDAAMAKVCADAGYYMSFAGNITFKNAQPLRDALAVAPLDRILVETDAPFLTPAPYRGRPNAPYLIPVTLRAMAAVRGVSEDALATAVAANTARAFAY
- a CDS encoding DUF6299 family protein produces the protein MRIKDALGAAATAAALTAATVALAPGAAGVPGNALTLDQTGAIDHDGTITLTGTYRCAVPRGSGTVFIGSNVVANGRSDGIGGSTATCDGRTHRWRNTARPHEVTYRPGPVRADAVLMQIRRDRGGIPLPRFLSVAGVRTITLVARP
- a CDS encoding resuscitation-promoting factor; translated protein: MSHAPGSPRAATGTPSFDPYAPHDPYGALPDPYAPYDGGAPYGTACENPYADAYGPPPHDPFGQPHLPRQTAGPGTPARDDAAGHHGPPEGTGGAPGTEGRAVTEEAVPTGRGAARRAAAADRRKRPTPRERPEALRRLLPQALVVAFLAGGTSAFVASDKSVQLSVDGKPRTLHTFADDVDELLDDEGMRVGEHDIVAPGPQHDLASGDRVIVRYGRPVTLTLDGERRQVWTTARTVDGALRQLGVRAEGAYLSASRSAPIGRTGLDLDVRTERTITFMADGSERTLRTNAATVREAIDQAGISLHGQDTTSVDPESFPRDGQTISVMRITADDEVREEPIPYATERREDPTLYKGTEVVAQQGEKGVERVTYALRTVNGVQQKPKKISSVVVRPPRTEIIRVGTKPRPTSVRGTEGLNWESLAQCEAGGRPGAVDPSGTYGGLYQFDTRTWHSLGGTGRPQDASAAEQTFRAKKLYVSRGASPWPVCGRKLHG
- a CDS encoding DMT family transporter, which codes for MTPLVVVAVLVAAVAHASWNAVAHGIKDQLVAFTLVGGGGALCGAALLPFAPAPDAGAWPCLLVSALLHVVYQGLLMRSFSLGDFGQMYPIARGTAPLAVTALAAVFAAELPDGPQLAGVAVASAGLVGLALWGIRGSGARPDWTAVGAACATGLAIAAYTVVDGLGVRASGSPLGYIAWLMILEGLVIPAYAVGTRRGGFLAQVRPFAVRGLAGGLLSVFAYGLVLWAQTRAALAPVAALRESSILVGAGIGAVFMKERFGAPRVAAAGLMVAGIGLMLHGG
- the rsmI gene encoding 16S rRNA (cytidine(1402)-2'-O)-methyltransferase, coding for MTGTLVLAGTPIGDVADAPPRLAAELAAAEVIAAEDTRRLRRLTQALGVHTTGRVVSYFEGNESARTPELVEALAGGARVLLVTDAGMPSVSDPGYRLVAAAVERDIKVTAVPGPSAVLTALAVSGLPVDRFCFEGFLPRKAGERLGRLREVAGERRTLVYFEAPHRLDDTLAAMAEVLGADRRAAVCRELTKTYEEVKRGPLEELAAWAAEGVRGEITIVVEGAPERGPEELTPAELVRRVRVREEAGERRKEAIAAVAAETGLPKRDVFDAVVAAKNATQPTSS